One Anopheles marshallii chromosome 3, idAnoMarsDA_429_01, whole genome shotgun sequence genomic region harbors:
- the LOC128715411 gene encoding uncharacterized protein LOC128715411, producing the protein MVSVESMIVGVSFRAFSCVLVLFQLIGFMNFPIKLHQTTGLTIGDHRWSTSIWWIIQLALTVICGIMAKRNYDNLFNGLLLTDAMNNYFKFGLGLLTVFVTLADSWFGIETHRSIWMRYRDLATRNGTFFGLIERPQLVRVLIRFFFVFLVIIAVCAIVERQFYYDIAYGSQWHYFWTYNLYPYTISHFRHVYHLLHILLMTANVRQLQKRLSRLQQLGVAQQLEACRVIYGQLWQINEAINELFGFSQALNIACSFAQIAFDLYWIYAMLMSQDTGLKCK; encoded by the coding sequence ATGGTATCTGTAGAGAGCATGATCGTTGGTGTTTCCTTCCGAGccttttcgtgtgttttggtGCTTTTCCAGTTGATTGGATTTATGAACTTTCCCATAAAGCTTCACCAAACCACAGGTCTAACGATTGGCGATCACCGATGGTCAACGTCGATCTGGTGGATCATTCAATTGGCGTTGACAGTGATTTGTGGCATAATGGCCAAACGAAACTACGACAACCTTTTCAACGGGTTACTCCTAACAGATGCGATGAACAACTATTTCAAGTTTGGCCTCGGTTTGCTCACGGTTTTCGTAACGCTAGCCGACTCCTGGTTTGGTATTGAAACGCATCGCTCGATTTGGATGCGCTACCGCGATCTGGCCACCAGAAATGGAACGTTCTTCGGTTTGATCGAAAGACCCCAGCTCGTCCGTGTTCTGATACGCTTTTTCTTCGTATTTCTCGTGATAATAGCGGTGTGCGCAATAGTTGAGCGTCAGTTTTATTACGATATTGCATACGGATCGCAGTGGCATTACTTTTGGACGTACAACCTGTACCCGTACACAATCAGTCACTTTAGGCACGTGTATCATCTGCTGCACATCTTGCTGATGACGGCCAATGTGCGACAGTTGCAGAAGAGATTGAGCCGTTTGCAGCAGCTGGGCGTAGCGCAGCAGCTGGAAGCGTGCCGTGTAATCTACGGCCAGTTGTGGCAGATAAACGAGGCTATCAACGAGCTGTTTGGATTCTCTCAAGCATTAAACATCGCCTGCAGCTTCGCCCAGATCGCATTCGATCTTTATTGGATATATGCGATGTTAATGTCGCAAGATACAGGATTAAAATGTAAGTAA
- the LOC128716356 gene encoding putative gustatory receptor 2a: MNLVLPLLPTARQLLCVAFAIFKLFGFIPFPFDCYKFELKPSSSRTTLMHLPLAQLLFYVIVHCTVMLKSADIFYTELQILNFNDILKYGSLMMAVFVIFICTIVQRNTHRRVWEMLRLIRGTTRKECVQRFTRQYLWKFYGYLLFSVSIEALELYSIRNSLPDFAYWLVTLNLSAFLRLRHLFHMFFINLLKIQLKQLQYGLVDVSGYMGHLHGQPKESDLYREMNERCVDRLLELKHVYGQLWELSDCINRTFGCSQICNFAGNFVQLSCDLYWCYMTAKGYGVGDYQDLTFITLLPTSCLIVLLLNSAEVCLRVTSSLQSILLEIPHGNDPTFRKIVYRFGLQIEQQKIRLTAYGLFEINYSLLRMFATGITTYMIIFITFSKELTPEEVSDG; the protein is encoded by the exons ATGAATCTTGTGTTACCGCTACTACCAACAGCACGGCAGCTGTTATGTGTGGCATTTGCCATCTTCAAATTGTTCGGGTTCATACCGTTCCCGTTCGATTGCTACAAGTTTGAGCTGAAACCTTCCAGTTCCAGAACGACATTGATGCATCTTCCTCTTGCCCAACTGCTCTTCTACGTCATCGTACACTGTACTGTCATGTTGAAAAGTGCTGACATATTTTACACCGAGCTACAGATCCTGAACTTCAacgacattttaaaatatggaTCCCTGATGATGGCTGTTTTcgtgatttttatttgtaccaTAGTACAGCGCAACACACATCGAAGGGTTTGGGAAATGTTGAGACTTATTCGTGGCACTACGCGTAAGGAGTGCGTACAACGCTTTACACGCCAATACCTGTGGAAGTTCTATGGTTACCTGTTGTTTAGTGTCAGCATTGAAGCTCTAGAGCTGTATAGTATTCGTAATTCTCTGCCCGATTTTGCGTACTGGTTGGTGACACTTAACTTGAGCGCCTTTCTTCGATTGCGTCATCTTTTCCACatgtttttcataaatttattaaagatACAGCTCAAGCAGTTACAGTATGGGCTAGTGGATGTTAGCGGCTATATGGGCCATCTTCATGGACAGCCGAAAGAATCGGACTTGTACCGGGAGATGAACGAACGTTGCGTTGATCGTTTGCTCGAGTTGAAACATGTGTACGGACAGCTGTGGGAGTTGAGTGACTGCATCAACCGTACCTTTGGATGTTCACAGATTTGTAATTTTGCAGGCAATTTTGTACAGCTTTCGTGTGATCTTTACTGGTGTTACATGACCGCGAAAGGATACGGTGTTGGTGACTACCAAG ATTTAACGTTCATTACATTATTACCAACGTCATGTCTTATTGTCCTATTGCTGAATTCTGCCGAAGTATGCCTTCGTGTG ACATCCTCACTTCAGTCAATACTGCTGGAAATTCCCCACGGAAATGATCCTACCTTTCGAAAGATCGTCTACCGATTCGGTTTGCAGATCGAACAGCAAAAGATACGCCTGACAGCTTACGGATTGttcgaaattaattattcactCTTGAGAATG TTCGCTACGGGAATTACGACGTACATGATTATTTTCATCACGTTTTCTAAAGAGCTTACTCCAGAAGAAGTCTCTGATGGCTAA
- the LOC128716359 gene encoding uncharacterized protein LOC128716359 produces the protein MESFSKVISFYQILALHWFSYKRNKVIDCEIIFFIILNFCCVTVLLYWIYRHPSLVIFTESALGYVVDYFKYLLMIFTYYSLFVESGFQAGILRQVWKELEQFQHILPRAGWASQQRCHFVIVACFVFYMTWWEITYAYCICKTDRCLNFTILFWILFLLLHLRQLQILLYTNLVSFCLNTLNTELLWTIELSRGASRYGGARSDGKICGNLRTLLDVFARTEHLIELLNRAFGYSFTIIKLINHIYILTDTYWIVQGFINGRVLGSLCMCWTRSCTRS, from the coding sequence ATGGAAAGCTTTTCCAAAGTGATCAGCTTCTACCAGATACTAGCTCTGCATTGGTTCAGTTACAAACGAAATAAGGTGATAGACTGCGAAATTAtcttcttcattattttgaactTTTGTTGTGTCACCGTTCTTTTGTACTGGATCTACCGACACCCATCGTTGGTAATATTCACCGAAAGTGCCCTTGGGTATGTGGTGGATTATTTCAAGTACCTTCTGATGATATTCACGTACTACTCGCTGTTTGTGGAAAGTGGCTTTCAAGCGGGAATTCTGCGTCAAGTTTGGAAAGAGCTGGAACAATTCCAGCACATTCTACCCCGTGCTGGATGGGCATCTCAGCAGCGATGTCACTTCGTTATTGTTGCCTGCTTCGTCTTCTATATGACCTGGTGGGAGATTACGTACGCATACTGTATTTGTAAAACGGATCGATGTTTGAACTTTACTATTTTGTTTTGGatattgtttttgctgctccaTTTGCGACAGTTGCAGATCTTACTCTATACCAATCTAGTGAGCTTTTGCTTGAATACACTGAACACAGAGCTGCTCTGGACGATCGAGCTGAGCAGGGGTGCCAGCAGATATGGTGGTGCCCGCAGTGATGGTAAGATCTGTGGCAATTTACGCACGCTGCTGGATGTGTTCGCACGTACCGAACATCTGATCGAATTACTTAACCGAGCATTTGGATACTCGTTTACCATCATCAAGTTGATCAACCACATCTACATACTGACCGACACGTACTGGATTGTGCAGGGCTTCATAAACGGAAGAGTCCTCGGTTcactgtgtatgtgttggACACGGTCTTGCACCAGAAGCTAG
- the LOC128715181 gene encoding putative gustatory receptor 2a gives MNASLRPAIIDPWTLRNPAGLAKSLGCDARPEMKHLRKIFAIKSTYLTLWHAAKDLNGCCVYSQLANLLQNFIQCTCDLYSLYALLYLNQLGDIFGFILSIVATFTALGIVLAACENCKNQVGQMGQLLHKRRGDETDLLAKMIENFSLLLHHTPIYFSLGGFFDMDFVLLKEIAAAITTYMVIFIQFMPKEEPGTDPTTGSPNNLQLTNGTLPAKPE, from the exons ATGAACGCATCCCTTCGACCGGCCATCATCGATCCGTGGACATTACGCAACCCAGCGGGACTGGCTAAATCTCTCGGGTGCGATGCTCGCCCCGAAATGAAGCATCTTCGCAAGATATTTGCCATAAAAAGCACGTACCTTACGCTCTGGCACGCCGCAAAGGACCTAAACGGTTGCTGCGTTTACTCGCAGCTGGCCAATCTGCTGCAAAACTTTATCCAGTGCACGTGCGACCTGTACTCGCTGTACGCGCTGCTTTATCTCAATCAGTTGGGCGATATTTTCG GTTTCATACTCAGCATCGTGGCCACATTTACCGCCCTCGGTATCGTGCTGGCGGCGTGTGAAAACTGCAAGAACCAG GTTGGCCAGATGGGACAGTTGCTGCACAAACGACGCGGTGATGAGACAGATCTGCTCGCGAAAATG ATCGAAAACTTTTCACTACTGCTGCATCACACACCGATCTATTTCTCACTTGGTGGATTTTTCGATATGGATTTTGTGCTCCTGAAAGAG ATAGCAGCCGCTATTACCACGTACATGGTCATCTTCATACAGTTTATGCCGAAGGAGGAACCGGGAACGGATCCGACGACCGGATCCCCAAACAACCTGCAGCTGACTAATGGTACACTCCCTGCGAAGCCTGAATAA
- the LOC128716362 gene encoding uncharacterized protein LOC128716362, whose amino-acid sequence MVQRDVHYDRRFGSVYPLFQLLGFSLVPLRGQALASLYTLTAVFVSLYIGGEILVMLYSLTTPEAVFFLSDATGTFADAIQFVIPLTVPLVSLLLSLSKRSTQKRIAALMDRIDQLCEVHGTTPGCLERFNYQLTQDILTNMFVYNVIPAVSEFFIISRIAGNPVWYRNWYMKVWFFILIRLGDSFFLLHVLYLRNRYRFLHNALQLTVSTKVRDIAADATHRRLLCLKEIQNLLKDLTGEVSDRFGWQLFGVITMLFICTTIDGYWMYASLHHDANLYKVESFLCGISPLLMFFALFTTCQRCLDEAEMTFYHLHSVYNRALPCETVLLIENFSKQLHNERINFSAANFFDLRLSSLTTVSSNLK is encoded by the exons ATGGTCCAACGGGACGTGCACTACGATCGTCGGTTCGGTTCCGTCTATCCGCTATTTCAGCTACTTGGTTTCTCGCTAGTGCCTCTTCGTGGACAAGCCCTGGCATCTCTCTACACCCTAACAGCCGTCTTCGTGTCACTGTACATTGGGGGGGAAATCCTCGTTATGCTGTACTCACTAACAACACCGGAAGCCGTATTCTTTCTCAGTGATGCCACCGGTACCTTTGCCGACGCCATTCAGTTTGTGATCCCGCTAACAGTTCCGCTCGTGTCGTTGCTACTATCCTTAAGCAAACGATCCACTCAGAAGCGCATCGCTGCGTTAATGGATCGCATTGATCAATTGTGTGAAGTGCACGGGACCACACCGGGGTGTTTGGAGCGCTTCAATTACCAGCTCACCCAAGACATTCTCACCAACATGTTCGTGTACAATGTGATACCGGCTGTGAGCGAGTTCTTCATAATATCACGCATTGCCGGCAATCCTGTCTGGTACCGGAACTGGTACATGAAGGTATGGTTCTTCATTCTCATTCGCCTTGGTGACTCGTTCTTTCTGCTGCACGTGCTATACCTGCGCAATCGGTATCGGTTCCTACACAACGCACTTCAGCTCACCGTCTCGACGAAGGTGAGAGACATTGCCGCTGATGCGACTCATCGTCGCCTACTATGCCTAAAAGAGATTCAGAATCTGCTGAAAGATCTTACCGGCGAAGTAAGCGATCGTTTCGGTTGGCAACTGTTCGGGGTGATAACGATGCTGTTTATTTGTACCACGATCGATGGATACTGGATGTATGCGAGCCTTCACCACGATGCGAATCTTTACAAGGTGGAGTCGTTCCTGTGCGGCATTTCCCCTCTGTTGATGTTCTTCGCACTGTTCACCACCTGCCAACGATGTTTGGACGAG GCAGAAATGACATTCTACCATCTGCACAGTGTGTAtaaccgggctttaccgtgcGAAACGGTCTTATTG ATTGAGAACTTTTCCAAGCAATTGCACAACGAACGGATTAACTTTTCAGCAGCAAACTTCTTCGATCTACGCCTCTCCTCGTTGACTACCGTGAGTAGTAACCTGAAATAG
- the LOC128711889 gene encoding mitochondrial fission 1 protein, whose product MEEILNDSVVTDELERFEKKYNQERKEGAVSTTTQFEYAYCMVRSDFASDMKTGLVLLEDLFVKHPEGRRDYLYYMAIGHTRLKEYSEALKHAQAFLEIEPNNQQVIALEDLIKKRMDIEGIKGVAKATGAVLVVGGILGLGLALLKK is encoded by the exons ATGGAGGAAATATTAAACGATTCCGTCGTTACCGATGAATTGGAG AGATTtgagaaaaaatacaaccaagAGCGAAAGGAGGGTGCTGTTTCGACCACAACACAGTTCGAATATGCGTACTGCATGGTGCGGAGTGACTTTGCCAGCGATATGAAAACG GGACTTGTGCTACTGGAGGATCTGTTCGTAAAACATCCGGAAGGGCGGCGCGATTATCTTTACTATATGGCAATCGGGCATACGCGACTAAAGGAATACTCGGAGGCGCTGAAACACGCACAGGCTTTTTTGGAAATTGAACCGAACAATCAGCAGGTTATAGCGCTGGAAGATTTAATCAAGAAACGTATGGACATCGAAGGGATAAAGGGTGTAGCCAAGGCGACCGGTGCGGTACTCGTGGTCGGTGGCATTTTAGGGTTAGGATTGGCGCTgctgaagaaatga